The Halomonas denitrificans genome window below encodes:
- a CDS encoding diguanylate cyclase has product MTAAPRSFIRWMLPAGWRGLWTACLLAVVGDVAQAQYDKPFRFWETRSWSIQDGLPQSHVSALEQGPDGYLWVGTQVGLARFDGVRYETFVTGSTPGLAGNYTHALFLDSSDRLWIGTHNGVSVFEDDRFHDLGPDFDGPVYGFAELADGSVAAAAPGLPLLDKDGQARHLLPRVQVRSVAAAGKDLYAGGQGLLVRIIDGSAVETWPLPPAYVDQPIESLAWHRDRLWVMTDQATLTFSEGRFEAATGPDGAPLPGGSRLYVDRHDTLWISTYGRMLRRLDGDRWDVIGEAELGWFPWILALAEDHEGNVWMGSATNGLYRAWPGWYNQWSQGEGLSDTFVWSMAPARGGGLWIGMKTGVDRFEHGRFRTVVDEGDLPNPSSYTLLETARGDLLIGTEAGLAVLTPEGARPVDGFPATGTVYSLREPSPGRVWVGTEQGLFHLRDLRPHALPPIEPLDRLSVRYTLAEDDGLWAATERGLFWLDDAGARPVDGPPVAESAFFTVLADVGEGRIIAGTLKQGLLVRGSDRAWRHVPPSRGLPSDTAFYLVVDDGWLWGTSHEGLFRIRLDELFAAGDAPLTSGSMVLSNGSRHAGAQNSRCCNGAGTAKGVLIDNRLWLPTLDGMIEVPLGRIEPNRTPPEVHITRIETRTRQYDSVGASVSLPLGERDVRFRFTALSFRDPDSMRFRVRLDGFDDDWREVTETRSANYTNLPPGDYVFEVMATNNAGVWSPEPASLTLVVPPYVHEEAWFRGLVAVVVLVALWAAYWARTRILRRRQKQLEQIVASRTDELRRANEQLDASNRRLEELSESDALTGLKNRRFIAHQLPRHIAYLQRRMREDGRSRAAGVALLDLDRFKQVNDEHGHSAGDAVLVEFADLLQTVVRSSDYCIRWGGEEFLVVSPIATLDSQQQLATRLLDALHDHPFELPDGSTIHLTCSIGLSTLPMGDEATADWEAALEIADASLYRMKRSGRDGWISLASEEVQRRVLDTGSVEATREALAALDDEHWCVHRWSET; this is encoded by the coding sequence GTGACTGCCGCACCCCGATCGTTCATCCGCTGGATGCTGCCTGCCGGCTGGCGAGGCCTGTGGACCGCGTGCCTGCTTGCGGTCGTCGGCGACGTCGCCCAGGCGCAGTACGACAAGCCGTTCCGCTTCTGGGAAACGCGCAGCTGGTCGATCCAGGACGGACTGCCGCAGAGTCACGTCAGTGCGCTGGAGCAGGGGCCGGACGGCTATCTCTGGGTCGGTACGCAGGTCGGCCTGGCCCGCTTCGACGGGGTGCGCTACGAGACCTTCGTGACCGGGTCCACGCCCGGCCTTGCGGGCAATTACACCCACGCCTTGTTCCTGGACTCGAGTGACCGGTTGTGGATCGGGACCCACAACGGCGTCAGCGTTTTCGAAGACGACCGGTTCCACGACCTCGGACCGGACTTCGACGGGCCGGTGTACGGGTTCGCCGAGCTCGCCGACGGCAGCGTTGCCGCCGCCGCGCCCGGCTTGCCGTTGCTCGACAAGGACGGGCAAGCGCGCCACCTGCTTCCGCGCGTCCAGGTCCGCAGCGTCGCCGCGGCCGGCAAGGACCTGTACGCAGGCGGCCAGGGCCTGCTGGTCCGGATCATCGATGGGTCCGCGGTCGAGACCTGGCCGCTGCCGCCGGCCTACGTCGACCAGCCGATCGAATCGCTGGCCTGGCATCGCGACCGCCTCTGGGTGATGACCGACCAGGCGACGCTGACCTTCTCGGAGGGTCGCTTCGAGGCCGCGACCGGGCCGGACGGCGCACCGCTGCCGGGCGGGTCGCGGCTCTACGTCGATCGCCACGACACGCTGTGGATCAGCACCTACGGCCGCATGCTGCGGCGGCTCGACGGCGACCGATGGGACGTGATCGGCGAGGCCGAACTCGGTTGGTTCCCGTGGATCCTGGCGCTGGCCGAGGACCACGAGGGCAATGTCTGGATGGGGAGCGCGACCAACGGCCTGTATCGCGCCTGGCCGGGCTGGTACAACCAGTGGAGCCAGGGCGAGGGGCTCAGCGACACCTTCGTCTGGTCCATGGCGCCGGCTCGAGGCGGCGGTCTCTGGATCGGAATGAAGACCGGCGTCGACCGGTTCGAACACGGGCGCTTCCGAACCGTCGTCGACGAGGGCGACTTGCCGAACCCTTCGAGTTACACACTGCTGGAGACCGCGCGCGGCGATCTGCTGATCGGAACCGAGGCCGGCCTGGCGGTGCTGACTCCGGAAGGCGCACGACCGGTCGATGGCTTTCCCGCGACCGGAACGGTCTACAGCCTGCGCGAACCGTCGCCGGGTAGGGTCTGGGTCGGCACGGAGCAGGGCCTGTTCCATCTCCGGGATCTCCGTCCGCACGCCCTCCCGCCGATCGAACCGCTCGACCGACTCAGCGTGCGCTACACGTTGGCCGAGGACGACGGTCTCTGGGCGGCGACGGAGCGGGGCCTCTTCTGGCTCGACGACGCCGGCGCGCGACCGGTCGACGGTCCCCCGGTCGCCGAGAGTGCCTTCTTCACGGTGCTCGCCGACGTCGGTGAAGGAAGGATCATCGCGGGCACGCTGAAGCAGGGCCTGCTGGTCCGCGGGAGCGACCGCGCCTGGCGCCACGTGCCGCCGTCGCGCGGGCTGCCGTCGGACACCGCGTTCTACCTCGTCGTCGATGACGGCTGGCTGTGGGGCACGAGCCACGAGGGCCTGTTCCGGATCCGCCTGGACGAGCTGTTCGCGGCCGGCGACGCACCGTTGACCTCCGGTTCGATGGTGCTGTCCAACGGAAGCCGCCACGCCGGTGCGCAGAACTCGCGCTGCTGCAACGGCGCCGGGACCGCCAAGGGCGTGTTGATCGACAACCGCCTCTGGTTGCCGACGCTCGACGGGATGATCGAAGTTCCGCTGGGCCGGATCGAGCCCAACCGGACGCCGCCCGAGGTCCACATCACGCGCATCGAAACGCGCACCCGGCAGTACGATTCGGTGGGTGCGTCCGTGAGCCTGCCGCTGGGCGAGCGCGATGTGCGGTTCCGCTTCACCGCACTGAGTTTTCGCGACCCCGACAGCATGCGGTTCCGGGTTCGCCTGGACGGCTTCGACGACGACTGGCGAGAGGTCACGGAGACCCGCTCGGCCAACTACACCAACCTGCCGCCCGGCGACTACGTGTTCGAAGTGATGGCGACCAACAACGCCGGGGTCTGGAGCCCCGAGCCGGCTTCGCTAACGCTGGTCGTTCCGCCCTACGTGCACGAAGAGGCGTGGTTCCGCGGACTCGTCGCCGTGGTCGTACTGGTCGCGCTCTGGGCCGCCTACTGGGCACGAACCCGGATCCTTCGGCGCCGCCAGAAACAGCTCGAACAGATCGTGGCGTCTCGAACCGACGAACTGCGGCGCGCCAATGAACAGCTCGATGCGAGCAATCGGAGGCTGGAAGAACTGAGCGAGTCCGACGCGCTGACGGGACTGAAGAACCGGCGCTTCATCGCCCACCAGCTGCCGCGTCACATCGCCTATCTCCAGCGCCGCATGCGCGAAGACGGCCGGTCCCGCGCTGCCGGCGTCGCACTGCTCGACCTCGACCGCTTCAAGCAGGTCAACGACGAGCACGGTCACTCGGCCGGCGACGCGGTGCTCGTGGAGTTCGCCGACCTGCTCCAGACGGTGGTCCGCAGTTCGGACTATTGCATCCGGTGGGGCGGCGAGGAGTTTCTCGTGGTCTCGCCGATCGCGACGCTCGACAGCCAGCAGCAGCTCGCAACGCGGCTGCTGGATGCACTGCACGATCACCCCTTCGAGCTGCCCGACGGGTCGACGATCCACCTGACCTGTTCGATCGGACTGTCGACACTGCCGATGGGCGATGAAGCCACGGCCGACTGGGAAGCCGCGCTGGAAATCGCGGATGCGAGCCTGTACCGGATGAAGCGGTCCGGGCGGGACGGCTGGATCAGCCTGGCATCCGAAGAGGTCCAGCGCCGGGTGCTCGACACCGGCAGCGTCGAAGCCACGCGGGAAGCCCTGGCCGCGCTCGACGACGAGCACTGGTGCGTGCATCGCTGGAGCGAAACCTGA
- a CDS encoding VWA domain-containing protein, whose amino-acid sequence MLLRATALEATTSLAYDAEPNDTPQQAVTISLPDGSDVLRIMGELEPGDQDAYRLIVDEDHAGRRFNLRLTGRAGALTQLDVFDFTAVADGRGRIPETISERPGNPLTLNALDGGRAVQAEAVLLPPGVYILGVSQSDGQGAYTVELEQSDYGTVRVLDDDNSVEDPVAMSPNGKQVVWTQGEAWIGFDLDEDEAARAWGLTFQSALGHRATAELQNADGEVLLSLASDGTGPVVRPGLSLPAGDYRIRTEQAEAGVQWVALPRGTPVSTDGREAEPNDREPTTVPFGETIQGRFDESDTDLLRFEVDEEAAGKRWNLAVEAGPESKIEVCLMRHAMKRLQHCNRGEQRTEKFALGFAPGEYVLRLSDSGPDGVDWQLTWTDLGPIRPGEEVEPNDHHDHPAPLHDRGFGRGRFDGHETDHWRFNVTGEPQLWRLQMQGEGLHELYLKKIGGATIAKERAAPGQARVRLENQFLLPGEYLLAVSGGDADYTLRVQPLGPPPEGMELEPNNDLSDGRRMRFGQEYFGLLSEDGDTDVYRFTLLGHEKVRLRVSPPADGTIRTRLTTGDDATTFIELRRNREPGAVSEWTGYLPPGEYGVFLSPYEVSDAEYRVVLERGDWLERVADREPNDWKALAAPFPADGRLIGRVGNSRASADWYRLPSVDEPTPIAVPRVSGLRVRLYDGDRSGDNLFDFDREAGVERAELQPGGDYRLEISGNLDYDIDLTSLATAEAGVEPEVELAIDDVAVQAFSPWSQRIGGTVTVRNPSDAAATFRLAHHVTARQWTLSGLPASIRLEAGESTELPVILGIAPDAVERPDVQVSVRAFDGIASAGAIATVQTDLDAAAVAPAFHWDLDEPLRGGFNAAALRFGAEVVASPNIDDDDLDDFHPLFDGLTRYGRWTETSIRTGAHGPDSHQQPTVRLAGEAPVPVQGFLLDPTSTIHPNRILREFEIALSLDGQVFEPVLRGELAAQNAEQAFVLDSPVPARYARLIPITGSLGDTRQLQQLKLGEFKVIAADDWHPPGAPYDLADPVNGGHLVWADPWVRASGGERHLFASDDESPAPPMRSAEVATVVVGFEHARIARIEAVAIEPMAAEVSGGTNPVAVRVAVATSSPLGPWTAVEGAEAELADQPVELSFDAPRWARYVKFEFDVPEGSRSVRYPDRIRVFEAPGESVLGEWGHYAHVGPFEAADPPQPPAVATRPDNDSRATAVRLQPGSPEPGRALLDEYASWYRLASTGTENRLELTLTGRPTIEGAPRLIDVAGDDVALYPLDNDGVEARWEAWIEPGAEYFLEVREPPRSVIFSWDTSGSVAAWLPTITNALLTYAETIKPGRDEVNLLPFGLGAPLLDNWQGHPYPLMRMLAANPQETSSSDAEGTLAVAAREMVGRPGKKAVLLLTDAATSTSAALWPALREGRPQVFAMKLTSEGAFSSKPDVELDLMQDWARVRGGHFEYITGLGALSRGFDRAVAWLKRPVDFEVEVAFETVEDPSPATIAVEAGEAGIAPEARGAVGIILDASGSMLKRMNGMRRIEIARAAIRDTVQNALPDGIPLALRVYGHREAGSCRTDLEVPLAPLDKAAFLDTVASIQAINLARTPIADSLAAVASDLADAEGRRLVILLTDGEETCDGDPAAAIEALGEQGVDVRVNIVGFAIDDEALKNEFRSWAELGGGEYLDADEAEALDDALQQSLQIPFDVVDASGDVVARGFVGEAPVEVPAGEYSVRIRAATDRWVRDLQLAPGDERVVSLDD is encoded by the coding sequence ATGCTTCTGCGCGCGACGGCGCTTGAGGCCACAACAAGTCTCGCCTACGACGCAGAACCCAACGACACCCCCCAGCAGGCCGTCACGATCTCCCTGCCGGACGGGTCGGACGTGCTTCGCATCATGGGCGAGCTCGAGCCCGGGGACCAGGATGCGTATCGTCTGATCGTCGACGAGGACCATGCCGGGCGGCGCTTCAACCTGCGTCTGACCGGCCGGGCCGGAGCCCTGACCCAGCTCGATGTCTTCGACTTCACCGCCGTCGCCGACGGCCGCGGCCGCATTCCGGAAACGATTTCCGAGCGGCCCGGAAATCCCCTGACCCTCAATGCGCTCGACGGGGGGCGCGCCGTACAGGCCGAAGCGGTGCTGTTGCCGCCCGGGGTCTACATCCTCGGCGTGTCGCAGTCGGACGGGCAGGGGGCCTACACGGTCGAGCTCGAGCAGAGCGACTACGGCACGGTCCGGGTCCTCGACGACGACAACAGCGTCGAGGACCCGGTGGCAATGTCGCCGAACGGCAAGCAGGTGGTCTGGACCCAGGGCGAGGCCTGGATCGGCTTCGACCTGGACGAGGACGAGGCCGCGCGGGCCTGGGGGTTGACCTTCCAGAGCGCATTGGGCCATCGGGCGACCGCCGAACTGCAGAACGCGGACGGCGAAGTGCTGCTGTCGCTGGCCTCGGACGGCACCGGCCCCGTGGTGCGCCCGGGCCTGAGCCTGCCGGCCGGCGATTACCGCATCCGCACCGAACAGGCCGAGGCCGGCGTCCAGTGGGTCGCCTTGCCGCGCGGCACGCCGGTCAGCACCGACGGGCGTGAAGCCGAGCCCAACGACCGCGAGCCGACTACCGTTCCCTTCGGCGAGACGATCCAGGGCCGCTTCGACGAGAGCGACACGGACCTGCTGCGCTTCGAGGTCGACGAGGAGGCCGCCGGCAAGCGCTGGAACCTCGCCGTCGAAGCCGGGCCCGAGTCGAAGATCGAGGTCTGCCTGATGCGCCATGCGATGAAGCGGCTGCAGCACTGCAACCGGGGCGAGCAGCGCACGGAAAAGTTCGCCCTGGGCTTCGCCCCCGGCGAGTACGTGCTGCGCCTGTCCGACAGCGGCCCGGACGGCGTCGACTGGCAGCTGACCTGGACCGACCTCGGACCGATCCGGCCCGGCGAGGAAGTCGAGCCGAACGACCACCACGACCACCCGGCGCCGCTGCACGATCGCGGCTTCGGACGCGGCCGCTTCGACGGCCACGAGACCGATCACTGGCGCTTCAACGTGACCGGCGAGCCGCAGCTCTGGCGCCTGCAGATGCAGGGCGAAGGCCTGCACGAGCTGTACCTGAAGAAGATCGGCGGCGCGACGATCGCCAAGGAACGCGCGGCCCCGGGCCAGGCCCGGGTGCGGTTGGAAAACCAGTTCCTGCTGCCCGGCGAGTACCTGCTCGCCGTCAGCGGGGGAGACGCGGACTACACGCTCCGCGTCCAGCCGCTCGGCCCCCCGCCCGAAGGCATGGAGCTCGAGCCGAACAACGATCTGTCCGATGGGCGCAGGATGCGCTTCGGCCAGGAGTACTTCGGCCTGCTGTCCGAGGACGGCGACACCGACGTGTACCGCTTCACGCTGCTCGGCCACGAGAAGGTGCGCCTGCGCGTTTCGCCCCCGGCCGACGGCACGATTCGAACCCGCCTGACCACGGGCGACGATGCCACGACCTTCATCGAGCTGCGCCGCAATCGCGAGCCGGGCGCGGTTTCGGAATGGACCGGCTACCTGCCGCCCGGGGAGTACGGCGTCTTCCTTTCGCCCTACGAGGTGTCCGATGCAGAGTATCGAGTGGTCCTCGAGCGCGGTGACTGGCTGGAACGCGTCGCCGACCGGGAGCCCAACGACTGGAAGGCCCTGGCCGCACCGTTTCCGGCCGACGGTCGGTTGATCGGCCGGGTCGGCAACTCCCGGGCCAGTGCCGACTGGTACCGGCTGCCGTCGGTCGATGAACCGACGCCGATCGCGGTGCCGCGGGTCAGCGGACTGCGCGTCCGCCTCTACGACGGCGATCGGTCGGGGGACAACCTCTTCGACTTCGACCGCGAAGCTGGCGTCGAGCGTGCCGAACTGCAGCCCGGCGGTGATTACCGCCTCGAGATCAGCGGCAACCTGGATTACGACATCGACCTGACCTCGCTGGCCACCGCGGAAGCGGGCGTGGAGCCCGAGGTCGAGCTGGCGATCGACGACGTCGCGGTCCAGGCCTTTTCACCCTGGTCCCAGCGCATCGGCGGCACGGTCACCGTGCGCAATCCGTCCGATGCGGCCGCGACCTTCCGGCTGGCTCATCACGTCACCGCACGGCAATGGACGCTGTCCGGGCTGCCGGCCTCGATTCGCCTCGAAGCGGGCGAGTCGACCGAGCTTCCTGTCATCCTGGGGATCGCACCCGACGCGGTCGAGCGCCCCGATGTGCAGGTGTCCGTGCGGGCTTTCGACGGGATCGCCAGCGCCGGTGCGATCGCGACCGTGCAGACCGACCTCGACGCGGCGGCCGTGGCCCCTGCGTTCCACTGGGACCTGGACGAGCCGCTGCGCGGCGGGTTCAATGCCGCCGCGCTCCGCTTCGGCGCGGAGGTCGTGGCCAGCCCGAACATCGACGACGACGATCTCGACGACTTCCATCCCCTGTTCGACGGCCTGACCCGCTACGGGCGCTGGACCGAGACCTCGATCCGCACCGGCGCCCACGGTCCGGACTCGCACCAGCAGCCGACCGTGCGCCTGGCCGGCGAGGCGCCGGTCCCGGTGCAGGGCTTCCTGCTCGACCCGACCTCGACCATCCACCCGAACCGGATCCTGCGCGAGTTCGAGATCGCGCTGTCGCTCGACGGCCAGGTCTTCGAACCGGTGCTGCGCGGCGAGCTCGCCGCGCAGAACGCCGAGCAGGCCTTCGTCCTCGATTCACCCGTGCCGGCCCGCTACGCGCGCTTGATCCCGATCACCGGCAGCCTCGGCGACACGCGCCAGCTGCAGCAACTCAAGCTCGGCGAGTTCAAGGTCATCGCCGCCGACGACTGGCATCCGCCGGGCGCGCCCTACGACCTGGCCGACCCGGTCAACGGCGGCCACCTGGTCTGGGCCGACCCCTGGGTCCGGGCCAGCGGCGGCGAGCGCCACCTGTTCGCCTCCGACGACGAATCGCCAGCGCCGCCGATGCGGAGCGCGGAGGTCGCCACGGTGGTCGTGGGCTTCGAGCACGCACGCATCGCACGCATCGAAGCCGTGGCCATCGAGCCGATGGCCGCGGAGGTGTCTGGCGGCACCAATCCGGTCGCGGTCCGGGTGGCCGTGGCCACCAGCTCGCCGCTGGGGCCGTGGACCGCGGTCGAAGGCGCCGAGGCCGAGCTGGCGGACCAGCCGGTCGAGCTCTCCTTCGACGCGCCGCGCTGGGCGCGCTACGTCAAGTTCGAGTTCGACGTGCCCGAGGGATCGCGCTCGGTCAGGTACCCGGACCGCATCCGCGTGTTCGAAGCGCCGGGCGAAAGCGTGCTGGGCGAGTGGGGGCACTATGCACATGTCGGCCCCTTCGAGGCCGCCGATCCGCCGCAGCCGCCGGCGGTGGCGACCCGGCCGGACAACGATTCGCGGGCCACCGCAGTCCGCCTGCAGCCGGGGTCGCCGGAACCCGGGCGGGCCCTGCTCGACGAGTACGCGTCGTGGTACCGCCTGGCCTCGACCGGCACGGAGAATCGCCTGGAGCTGACCCTGACCGGCCGGCCGACGATCGAGGGCGCGCCGCGCCTGATCGACGTGGCCGGCGACGACGTGGCGCTGTACCCATTGGACAATGACGGCGTCGAGGCGCGCTGGGAGGCCTGGATCGAGCCGGGTGCCGAGTATTTTCTCGAGGTCCGCGAACCGCCGCGCTCGGTGATCTTCAGCTGGGACACGTCCGGCAGCGTGGCGGCCTGGCTGCCGACGATCACCAACGCACTGCTGACCTACGCCGAGACGATCAAGCCCGGCCGCGACGAGGTCAACCTGCTGCCCTTCGGTCTGGGCGCCCCGCTGCTCGACAACTGGCAGGGACACCCGTACCCGCTGATGCGCATGCTGGCCGCGAACCCGCAGGAAACCAGTTCCAGCGACGCCGAGGGCACGCTGGCGGTCGCGGCGCGCGAGATGGTAGGTCGACCCGGCAAGAAGGCCGTGCTGCTGCTGACCGACGCGGCGACCAGCACCTCGGCCGCGCTGTGGCCGGCGTTGCGCGAAGGTCGGCCGCAGGTGTTCGCGATGAAGCTGACCTCCGAGGGTGCGTTCAGCAGCAAGCCGGATGTCGAACTCGACCTGATGCAGGACTGGGCCCGGGTCCGCGGCGGTCACTTCGAGTACATCACCGGGCTCGGTGCGCTGAGCCGCGGCTTCGATCGCGCGGTGGCCTGGTTGAAGCGGCCGGTCGATTTCGAGGTCGAGGTGGCCTTCGAGACGGTCGAGGACCCGTCGCCGGCAACGATCGCGGTCGAGGCCGGCGAGGCCGGCATCGCGCCCGAGGCGCGCGGCGCGGTGGGGATCATCCTCGACGCGTCCGGCAGCATGCTGAAGCGAATGAACGGTATGCGCCGGATCGAGATCGCCAGGGCCGCGATCCGGGACACGGTTCAGAACGCGCTGCCGGACGGCATACCGCTGGCGCTTCGCGTATACGGCCATCGCGAGGCCGGCAGCTGCCGGACCGACCTGGAGGTCCCGCTGGCGCCGCTGGACAAGGCCGCGTTCCTCGACACGGTGGCGAGCATCCAGGCGATCAACCTGGCCCGTACGCCGATCGCCGATTCCCTGGCCGCGGTCGCATCCGACCTGGCCGATGCGGAAGGCCGCCGTCTCGTGATCCTGTTGACCGACGGCGAGGAAACCTGCGACGGCGATCCGGCCGCGGCGATCGAGGCGCTGGGCGAGCAGGGGGTCGACGTGCGCGTCAACATCGTCGGCTTCGCCATCGACGACGAGGCGCTGAAGAACGAGTTCCGGTCCTGGGCCGAGCTCGGCGGCGGGGAGTACCTCGACGCCGACGAGGCCGAAGCGCTGGACGACGCACTGCAGCAGTCGTTGCAAATCCCCTTCGACGTCGTCGATGCGTCCGGCGACGTGGTCGCCCGCGGGTTCGTCGGTGAAGCACCGGTCGAAGTGCCGGCGGGGGAGTACAGCGTGCGTATCCGCGCGGCGACCGATCGCTGGGTGCGCGACCTGCAGCTGGCGCCGGGCGACGAACGCGTGGTATCGCTGGACGACTGA
- a CDS encoding hemolysin family protein, translating into MTLLVFYLFLAIGVSFLCSILEAVLLSITPSHIAVMNEQGHGSGKLLRSLKREIDRPLSAILTVNTFAHTFGAAGVGAQAQVVFGQAWLSVISAVVTLAILIFSEIIPKTLGATYWKRLAPFTAHTCRWLIVLTWPLVKLSQYITRWLGKGKKGPTVSREELSTLAQVSRDEGELDEEEAGIFANLIRFGAIRVEDIMTPRVVVARFQQDVTLDDARSRDDGLTFSRYPVFGTDDEDITGYVLKADIMQALADGRGHLPLKALKREVLFLPEFLSLRVAFSQLLTDQEHFAVVVDEYGGFTGLVTMEDVLETLLGMEIVDESDTTENLRKLARERWVRRARKMGLELPHTVMANRDDATEGGPDDAKKDRKDDTTTDAG; encoded by the coding sequence ATGACCCTGCTCGTCTTCTACCTCTTCCTCGCCATCGGCGTGTCGTTCCTGTGCTCGATCCTCGAGGCGGTGCTGCTGTCGATCACGCCGTCGCACATCGCGGTGATGAACGAGCAGGGCCACGGGTCCGGCAAGCTGCTGCGCTCGCTGAAGCGCGAGATCGACCGGCCGCTCTCGGCGATCCTGACGGTCAATACCTTCGCTCACACCTTCGGCGCGGCCGGGGTCGGGGCGCAGGCGCAGGTGGTCTTCGGCCAGGCGTGGCTGAGCGTGATCTCCGCCGTGGTGACGCTGGCGATCCTGATCTTCTCGGAGATCATCCCGAAGACCCTGGGCGCGACGTACTGGAAGCGGCTGGCGCCCTTCACCGCCCACACCTGCCGCTGGCTGATCGTCCTGACCTGGCCGCTGGTGAAGCTGTCGCAGTACATCACCCGCTGGCTGGGCAAGGGCAAGAAGGGACCCACCGTGTCCCGGGAGGAGCTCAGCACCCTGGCCCAGGTCAGCCGCGACGAGGGTGAACTCGACGAGGAAGAGGCCGGCATCTTCGCCAACCTGATCCGCTTCGGCGCGATTCGGGTCGAGGACATCATGACCCCGCGCGTGGTCGTGGCCCGCTTCCAGCAGGACGTCACCCTGGACGACGCGCGCTCCCGCGACGACGGGCTGACCTTCTCGCGCTACCCGGTGTTCGGCACCGACGACGAGGACATCACCGGCTACGTGCTGAAGGCCGACATCATGCAGGCCTTGGCCGACGGCCGCGGCCACCTGCCGCTGAAGGCACTGAAACGCGAGGTGCTGTTCCTGCCGGAGTTCCTGTCCCTGCGCGTGGCGTTCAGCCAGCTGCTGACCGACCAGGAGCACTTCGCGGTCGTGGTCGACGAGTACGGCGGCTTCACCGGGCTGGTCACGATGGAGGACGTGCTCGAGACCCTGCTCGGCATGGAGATCGTCGACGAGAGCGACACCACCGAGAACCTGCGCAAGCTGGCCCGCGAGCGCTGGGTGCGGAGGGCCAGGAAGATGGGCCTGGAACTGCCTCACACGGTGATGGCGAACCGGGACGACGCGACGGAGGGCGGACCGGACGATGCGAAAAAGGACCGCAAGGACGACACCACGACCGACGCCGGCTGA